The proteins below are encoded in one region of Methanosarcina barkeri 3:
- a CDS encoding tetrahydromethanopterin S-methyltransferase subunit A, with amino-acid sequence MKTIAGTWPIVKGDYTVGNPRSRIAVVTLASQINPSPEVALWGSSKTENLGVEKIIVNTIANSNIRYILICGTESRGHLAGNSLLAIHTNGIDKKGRIIGSEGAIPFIENISREAVKRFQQQVVLLDRIGLTDLTEIMKIVRKYKDRGEVYPEEPLIAISQKKRQSTFTLPRSGDIIVSEEFVMDSAAGIVCSTKDF; translated from the coding sequence TTGAAAACCATTGCGGGTACATGGCCGATAGTAAAAGGCGACTACACGGTAGGAAATCCGAGATCCAGGATTGCAGTGGTAACACTTGCGAGTCAGATAAATCCCTCACCTGAAGTGGCCCTATGGGGTAGCTCAAAAACTGAAAATTTGGGAGTCGAAAAAATAATCGTAAATACCATCGCAAATTCCAATATCAGGTACATTCTTATCTGCGGGACGGAATCCAGGGGTCACCTGGCAGGTAATTCCCTGCTCGCAATCCATACAAATGGGATTGACAAAAAGGGAAGAATTATTGGTTCTGAGGGAGCCATCCCTTTTATAGAAAACATATCCAGAGAGGCAGTCAAACGCTTCCAGCAGCAGGTAGTACTTCTTGACAGGATAGGACTGACAGACCTCACGGAGATAATGAAAATTGTGAGAAAATATAAGGACCGAGGGGAAGTTTACCCGGAGGAACCTCTTATAGCCATTTCTCAGAAGAAAAGACAATCTACTTTCACGCTTCCGCGTTCAGGTGATATAATAGTATCCGAAGAGTTTGTTATGGACTCAGCTGCAGGAATTGTCTGCTCTACCAAGGATTTTTAA
- a CDS encoding CBS domain-containing protein: protein MQLPTPEGLKKRRNELGLTQSDLAKRAGVSQPLIARIESGDVDPRLSTVRKILDAFEEVEKEQQIIIIDLMHSPVIHVSPGDSVEEVVNLMQKHGFSQVPVLDKGIPVGSVSEDMIVKLMAENKKKSISQLKVSEIMGEAFPTVSPGISISVVSHMLEGNPAVLVVEKGAVIGVVTKHDVMTLLQGQ from the coding sequence ATGCAGCTTCCAACACCCGAAGGTCTTAAAAAAAGAAGAAATGAACTCGGGCTTACCCAGAGCGATCTGGCTAAAAGGGCAGGAGTAAGTCAGCCCCTTATAGCTCGTATAGAATCGGGAGATGTAGATCCCAGGCTTTCAACTGTCAGGAAAATCCTTGACGCTTTTGAGGAAGTTGAGAAGGAACAGCAGATTATTATAATAGATCTGATGCATTCCCCTGTAATTCATGTTTCTCCAGGCGATTCTGTGGAAGAAGTAGTAAACTTGATGCAGAAGCATGGTTTCTCACAGGTTCCCGTACTTGATAAGGGCATTCCGGTTGGAAGTGTTTCCGAAGATATGATAGTGAAATTGATGGCCGAAAATAAGAAAAAATCAATTTCCCAGTTGAAAGTTTCTGAGATAATGGGAGAGGCTTTCCCAACAGTGTCTCCAGGCATTTCTATCTCAGTTGTGTCGCATATGCTGGAAGGAAATCCTGCCGTACTGGTAGTAGAAAAAGGAGCAGTTATCGGCGTCGTGACAAAACATGATGTAATGACGCTTCTACAGGGCCAATAA
- a CDS encoding flavodoxin domain-containing protein translates to MKAIVVYLSTSGNTKAMAEAIANGIESKHVDAKAISFYDVKLEDLNGSDAIAVGSSTFYYRMLQPMEKFMDETLASTNPKGKLGAAFGSYGWSGEAPILIAEKMRDMGMIVIDPVLRILHKPTDKDLQECKRLGVDIAEKLKHKSKTPQPQGTPS, encoded by the coding sequence TTGAAAGCGATAGTAGTCTATCTCAGTACTTCGGGGAATACGAAAGCTATGGCAGAAGCAATAGCTAACGGAATCGAGTCGAAACATGTGGACGCAAAAGCTATTAGTTTTTATGACGTAAAACTCGAGGATCTTAATGGCTCCGATGCAATTGCAGTCGGTTCATCGACCTTTTACTACAGGATGCTTCAGCCCATGGAAAAATTCATGGATGAGACTCTAGCTTCCACAAATCCTAAAGGAAAATTAGGAGCTGCTTTCGGGTCATACGGATGGAGCGGAGAAGCACCTATACTGATAGCCGAAAAAATGCGAGATATGGGAATGATTGTCATAGATCCCGTACTCAGGATACTGCACAAACCCACAGATAAGGACCTGCAGGAGTGCAAAAGGCTTGGAGTCGACATTGCCGAAAAGCTAAAGCATAAAAGCAAAACTCCACAACCACAGGGAACACCGAGTTAA
- the mtrH gene encoding tetrahydromethanopterin S-methyltransferase subunit H — MFKFQKEQEIVNIAGVKIGGQPGELPTVLAGTIFYDKHEIVKDVARGLFDRAAAEKLINLQEASAEETGNPHIIHIFGTTPESVTRYIDFVAEISEAPFLIDSPEGTVRSHAAEYVSEIGLADKAIYNSINMSINDSEIEALALSDIDSSIILGFNATDSSLQGRMEMLETGAGLLEEGLLSIADRCGIINKLIDPSMTPMGNGAGVALRMTITAKAKWGHPTGSGIHNAPSAWNWLSKKKEKDPVLYKICDVGSTCLQQAAAGDFILYGPIEYAPYVFPMAAMSDIIISEAVADLDVEPASLHPVNLLV, encoded by the coding sequence ATGTTTAAGTTTCAGAAAGAACAGGAAATCGTTAATATCGCAGGAGTGAAGATAGGTGGACAGCCAGGAGAACTTCCGACCGTGCTTGCAGGGACTATCTTTTATGATAAGCATGAAATCGTGAAAGACGTTGCAAGAGGCCTGTTTGATCGGGCTGCTGCTGAAAAACTTATAAATCTGCAGGAAGCAAGTGCGGAAGAAACAGGAAACCCGCATATAATTCACATTTTCGGCACTACCCCTGAAAGCGTTACCCGTTACATTGACTTTGTGGCCGAAATTTCAGAAGCTCCTTTTCTTATTGACTCGCCCGAAGGAACCGTGCGTTCCCATGCCGCAGAATATGTTAGCGAGATCGGACTTGCTGACAAAGCAATATATAACTCCATAAATATGAGTATAAACGATTCTGAAATTGAAGCTCTTGCTCTATCCGATATTGACAGCTCGATTATTCTTGGCTTCAATGCAACGGACTCATCCTTGCAGGGAAGGATGGAGATGCTGGAAACTGGTGCAGGCTTGCTGGAAGAAGGATTACTTTCAATTGCAGATAGGTGCGGAATAATTAACAAACTTATAGATCCGAGCATGACACCTATGGGAAACGGAGCAGGCGTAGCCCTGAGGATGACGATTACTGCAAAAGCAAAATGGGGGCACCCTACAGGCTCGGGAATCCATAACGCACCCTCGGCCTGGAACTGGCTGAGTAAGAAAAAAGAGAAAGACCCTGTCCTCTATAAAATCTGTGATGTCGGTTCAACCTGCTTGCAGCAGGCAGCAGCCGGAGATTTCATTCTTTATGGACCTATCGAGTATGCACCCTATGTATTTCCTATGGCTGCCATGAGCGACATAATAATTTCCGAAGCTGTAGCCGACCTCGACGTAGAACCTGCTTCCCTTCATCCTGTTAACCTGCTGGTATAA
- a CDS encoding pyridoxal phosphate-dependent aminotransferase — MSSARLKRVEESATIRISNIATRMIKEGTDVINFSLGEPDFNTPKNICDAAAKAMYEGKTHYAPSGGIPELRAAIAEKLRTENNLDVTETGVLVTPGAKQGIFEVMMGVLDDGDQALLFNPAWVTYDACIRFAGAETVWVPTVPEKGFIPDNFEEYITDKTKLIVVNSPGNPTGGVFGKKTLQCIADLAIDHDLIVVSDEIYEKIIYDREHISIGSFDGMQERTVTVNGFSKAYAMTGWRLGYLTAPPEILKLLLKIQSHSVSSATTFVQYGGLEALQGPQDSVKAMVDRFKVRRDVLIDGLNKMGLECKKPDGAFYAFANVSEYGNGTQVAEQLLKEAQVAVTPGIAFGSSGEDFVRISYATSIDRIREALERLEKVFS, encoded by the coding sequence ATGTCATCCGCAAGGCTCAAGCGTGTAGAAGAATCCGCAACGATAAGGATCTCCAATATTGCGACAAGAATGATTAAAGAGGGTACAGACGTAATCAATTTCAGCCTTGGTGAACCTGATTTCAATACCCCTAAGAATATCTGCGATGCTGCGGCAAAGGCTATGTATGAGGGAAAAACTCACTATGCTCCTTCTGGAGGTATCCCTGAACTAAGAGCAGCCATTGCCGAAAAATTGAGGACGGAAAACAACCTCGATGTAACTGAGACAGGTGTTCTTGTCACCCCAGGAGCAAAACAGGGAATTTTTGAGGTAATGATGGGCGTTCTCGATGATGGGGACCAGGCTCTCCTGTTTAACCCTGCATGGGTAACTTATGATGCATGCATACGTTTTGCAGGCGCGGAAACTGTCTGGGTTCCGACAGTCCCTGAAAAAGGTTTTATTCCTGACAATTTTGAAGAGTACATCACTGATAAAACCAAGCTCATTGTTGTAAATAGTCCGGGAAATCCGACAGGTGGAGTATTCGGGAAAAAGACTTTGCAATGTATTGCAGATCTTGCAATTGACCATGACCTCATAGTGGTCTCAGATGAGATTTATGAGAAAATTATCTATGACAGAGAGCATATCAGCATTGGCAGCTTTGATGGGATGCAGGAGAGAACTGTCACAGTAAACGGTTTTTCCAAGGCATATGCCATGACGGGCTGGAGACTCGGCTACCTGACTGCTCCTCCTGAGATTCTCAAACTTCTACTTAAAATTCAGTCTCATTCCGTGAGCAGTGCGACTACATTTGTTCAGTATGGTGGGCTTGAAGCCCTTCAGGGTCCTCAGGACAGCGTTAAAGCAATGGTTGACCGTTTCAAAGTGCGCCGTGATGTCCTTATTGACGGCCTGAACAAAATGGGGCTTGAATGTAAAAAGCCCGATGGAGCTTTCTATGCTTTTGCTAATGTCAGTGAGTATGGAAACGGGACTCAGGTGGCAGAACAACTGCTGAAAGAAGCTCAGGTGGCAGTTACGCCTGGAATTGCTTTTGGTTCGTCTGGCGAGGACTTTGTCAGGATTTCCTATGCAACATCTATTGACCGAATCAGGGAAGCTCTTGAGAGACTTGAAAAAGTATTTTCCTGA
- the ribH gene encoding 6,7-dimethyl-8-ribityllumazine synthase, which yields MTISLGFVVAEFNRDLTYQMELLGREHAEFLGATVKETILVPGVFDMPLAIKKLCQRDDIDAVVTIGSVIEGETDHDQVVMQHAARKIMDLSLEFNKPVTLGIPGPGMTRMAAHERVDYAKRAVEAAVKLVRRL from the coding sequence ATGACTATCAGCCTAGGATTTGTTGTAGCTGAATTTAACAGGGATCTGACCTATCAGATGGAACTGCTTGGAAGAGAACACGCGGAATTCCTGGGGGCAACAGTTAAAGAGACAATTCTTGTCCCAGGGGTCTTTGATATGCCCCTTGCGATTAAGAAGCTTTGCCAGAGGGATGACATCGATGCCGTGGTTACTATAGGATCTGTAATCGAAGGTGAGACTGACCATGACCAGGTGGTTATGCAGCATGCTGCAAGGAAGATCATGGATCTTTCTCTTGAGTTCAATAAGCCTGTAACTCTCGGAATTCCAGGCCCAGGTATGACTCGCATGGCTGCTCATGAACGTGTGGACTATGCAAAGCGAGCCGTTGAAGCCGCAGTAAAATTGGTACGGCGGCTGTGA
- the mtxX gene encoding methanogenesis marker protein Mmp4/MtxX produces MEKNSMDALLEAIEVRARANRARVAMGIRDPSPKLLESAWKAQELGYAQVVLVGIKKEIDKIGTELEVVDTDEPEKTLAELMVTRKVDAAIRGTARASGALTHLRETLGKKRICRLALLLTVDGTPFFLAPVGIDEGNTISDKLRMITLGAEHIKRFGIEPKVGVLSGGRIGDIGRNKHVDRTLADGEFVTKRAVELGINAKHYTILIEDAIKESNFIVAPDGISGNLIFRTIAFLGGGDGLGAPVLMDDYVFVDTSRVGGHFTKAIMLASALSHLNKERQKVIY; encoded by the coding sequence ATGGAAAAGAATAGCATGGATGCCCTCCTTGAGGCTATCGAAGTGAGAGCCAGGGCTAACAGGGCCAGAGTAGCTATGGGAATAAGGGATCCGAGTCCCAAACTGCTCGAAAGTGCCTGGAAAGCTCAGGAACTGGGATATGCACAGGTCGTCCTGGTAGGGATTAAGAAGGAAATTGATAAAATCGGTACAGAACTAGAAGTAGTGGACACAGATGAGCCCGAAAAAACTCTTGCGGAACTTATGGTTACAAGAAAAGTCGATGCAGCAATAAGAGGCACTGCAAGAGCATCGGGAGCTCTGACCCATCTAAGAGAGACTCTAGGAAAGAAAAGAATCTGCCGGCTTGCCCTGCTCCTCACGGTTGATGGGACGCCTTTTTTTCTCGCTCCTGTAGGAATCGACGAAGGAAACACTATTTCAGATAAACTCAGGATGATAACGCTCGGTGCCGAACATATAAAGAGATTTGGAATAGAACCAAAGGTCGGCGTGCTGTCGGGGGGCAGGATTGGAGACATAGGAAGGAACAAACATGTGGACAGGACTCTTGCAGATGGAGAATTCGTGACAAAGCGGGCTGTTGAACTAGGGATCAATGCTAAGCATTATACAATTCTTATTGAAGATGCCATAAAAGAATCGAACTTTATAGTTGCCCCTGATGGAATTTCGGGAAACCTTATCTTCAGGACAATTGCTTTCCTGGGTGGAGGTGACGGGCTTGGAGCTCCAGTACTCATGGATGATTACGTTTTTGTAGATACATCAAGGGTAGGTGGACATTTTACGAAAGCTATAATGCTTGCAAGTGCACTATCTCACCTGAACAAGGAAAGGCAAAAGGTGATTTATTGA
- a CDS encoding winged helix-turn-helix domain-containing protein, with protein MNGAKKTHIVYEVNLNFNIAQKYLEMLKEKELIRHENGLFITTDKGKVFQEMAKELKL; from the coding sequence ATGAACGGAGCAAAGAAAACTCATATTGTATACGAAGTTAATTTAAACTTTAATATTGCCCAGAAATACCTTGAAATGTTAAAAGAAAAAGAGCTCATCAGACACGAAAATGGACTTTTTATCACTACTGACAAAGGAAAAGTCTTTCAGGAAATGGCTAAGGAACTCAAGCTCTAA
- a CDS encoding CDC48 family AAA ATPase, which yields MTDTEKTTIKLKVAESDQRDVGKGIVRIGENFRERLDLNPFDVVEIRGGKSTSALIGRLYPSDSGLEIIRMDGLIRTNAKTSIGEHVNIRKAEWKEAKSVTLAPVAKGMQIYAPSETLKAIFMNRTVSKGDFISTTSLRKLKETETFGKEVMFEDFFQDFFGEGFVPSFGLGEIKLQVVSTFPSGIVKITDFTQVELLPEAIEVTPEHNISTVMYEDLGGLKEAIGKVREMIELPLKHPELFDRLGIDAPKGVLLHGPPGTGKTMLAKAVANESDAYFISINGPEIMSKYYGESERAIREIFENAEKNAPAIIFLDEIDSIAPKRAEVTGEVERRVVAQLLSLMDGLKVRKNVIVIGSTNRPEALDIALRRPGRFDREIELRVPDTDGRLEIFQIHTRGMPLAEDVNLMDFAQITYGFVGADIAALCREAAMSALRWVLPKIDLNEPEIPVEILDSLQVTREDFENALKDVRPSAIREILIEVPAVSWDDIGGLEELKKLLKEVVEWPLKSPESYRDIGVEAPKGVLLYGPPGTGKTLLAKAIAHESDANFIAAKGSDLLSKWYGESEKRISEVFTRARQVAPSIIFLDELDSLAPVRGAYAGEPQVTARILNQLLSEMDGLEELRAVVVIGATNRPDVIDPALIRPGRFDELILVPVPDEGARMEIFKVHTEKMTLSEDVDLEKLVSMTNQYTGADIAAVCKKAGRLALREDLHAKEVKQKHFLKAATETSPSVTSDTMKYYEAIKGELRTRKSKEIENLSYI from the coding sequence TTGACGGATACGGAAAAGACAACGATAAAATTAAAAGTTGCAGAATCCGATCAACGGGATGTTGGAAAAGGCATTGTCCGAATAGGTGAAAATTTCAGGGAAAGGCTGGACCTCAATCCCTTTGATGTTGTGGAAATAAGAGGGGGAAAATCGACTTCAGCCCTCATAGGACGCCTATACCCAAGTGATTCGGGACTTGAGATTATACGTATGGATGGACTTATCCGCACTAATGCAAAAACCAGTATCGGAGAACATGTAAATATTCGTAAAGCTGAGTGGAAAGAAGCAAAGAGTGTAACTCTTGCACCTGTAGCTAAGGGCATGCAGATCTATGCGCCGAGTGAAACCCTTAAAGCTATATTTATGAACCGTACGGTTTCAAAGGGTGATTTTATTTCCACTACAAGTTTAAGGAAATTGAAGGAAACGGAGACTTTTGGCAAAGAAGTTATGTTCGAAGATTTCTTCCAGGACTTTTTCGGTGAGGGCTTCGTGCCATCTTTCGGGCTTGGAGAAATAAAATTGCAGGTAGTTTCTACTTTTCCATCTGGGATAGTAAAAATTACAGACTTTACTCAAGTTGAGCTTTTGCCTGAAGCAATCGAAGTAACTCCTGAACATAATATTTCTACTGTTATGTACGAAGATCTGGGTGGACTGAAAGAAGCCATCGGGAAAGTCAGGGAAATGATAGAGTTGCCTTTGAAGCATCCTGAGCTTTTTGACAGGCTAGGAATCGATGCTCCAAAAGGGGTATTGCTCCATGGTCCGCCCGGAACGGGAAAAACAATGCTTGCAAAAGCAGTTGCCAATGAATCCGATGCTTACTTTATTTCTATCAATGGCCCTGAGATTATGTCCAAATATTACGGCGAATCCGAAAGGGCTATAAGGGAAATTTTCGAGAACGCAGAAAAGAATGCCCCTGCAATTATCTTCCTGGATGAGATTGACTCCATTGCCCCTAAAAGGGCTGAGGTAACAGGAGAGGTCGAAAGGAGAGTAGTTGCTCAACTTCTCTCCCTTATGGACGGACTTAAAGTTCGCAAGAATGTAATTGTTATAGGGTCAACTAATCGTCCTGAAGCCCTGGATATAGCGCTCCGTCGCCCTGGCAGGTTTGACCGAGAAATTGAACTTAGAGTCCCTGACACTGATGGAAGGTTAGAAATTTTCCAGATCCATACCAGGGGAATGCCTCTTGCCGAAGACGTAAATCTCATGGATTTTGCTCAAATCACGTATGGGTTCGTGGGAGCTGATATTGCTGCTCTGTGCAGGGAGGCAGCTATGAGTGCACTACGGTGGGTTTTGCCTAAAATCGATCTCAATGAACCTGAAATTCCGGTTGAAATTCTGGACTCTCTTCAGGTAACAAGAGAGGATTTTGAAAATGCTCTCAAAGATGTCCGGCCTTCAGCAATAAGGGAAATCCTGATTGAAGTGCCAGCTGTCAGCTGGGACGACATCGGTGGCCTGGAAGAATTAAAAAAGCTCCTTAAAGAGGTAGTGGAATGGCCTCTTAAGAGTCCGGAATCTTACAGGGATATCGGGGTTGAGGCTCCCAAAGGAGTCCTTCTATACGGCCCCCCGGGTACGGGAAAGACTCTGCTTGCAAAAGCAATAGCCCACGAATCTGATGCTAATTTTATTGCAGCCAAGGGAAGTGATCTGCTTTCCAAATGGTACGGAGAATCCGAAAAAAGGATTTCTGAGGTCTTTACACGGGCAAGGCAGGTAGCTCCTTCAATTATTTTTCTTGACGAACTTGACTCGCTTGCACCCGTTCGCGGAGCCTATGCAGGTGAGCCACAGGTTACGGCAAGAATCCTTAATCAGCTTCTCTCCGAAATGGACGGGCTTGAAGAGCTTAGGGCTGTAGTAGTAATTGGCGCAACGAATCGTCCTGACGTCATTGACCCTGCACTTATTCGACCAGGGCGCTTTGATGAACTGATCCTTGTTCCGGTTCCTGATGAGGGAGCTCGCATGGAGATCTTTAAGGTCCACACTGAAAAAATGACACTTTCTGAGGATGTTGATCTCGAAAAGCTTGTTTCTATGACCAATCAGTATACAGGTGCAGATATTGCAGCCGTGTGTAAAAAGGCAGGAAGGCTTGCTTTACGTGAAGACCTTCACGCTAAAGAGGTGAAGCAGAAACACTTCCTTAAAGCAGCAACAGAAACCAGTCCTTCAGTGACATCGGACACAATGAAATATTACGAAGCTATAAAAGGCGAACTCCGAACAAGGAAATCTAAGGAGATTGAGAATCTCTCTTACATTTGA
- a CDS encoding adenylyltransferase/cytidyltransferase family protein gives MYPRQGDLLTRILATGTFDLLHPGHIYFLAQARTLGDELFVIVARDSNVTHKPKPIVPEEQRLEMVSALGIVDKALLGSEKDMFEPLKQIRPDIIALGYDQRFDAEILEKELGKRGLPANVVRIPLSKQCPLCSTGAIIKEVLKRYG, from the coding sequence ATATACCCGAGGCAAGGTGATCTGTTGACACGTATACTTGCTACCGGGACTTTTGACCTTCTCCACCCCGGACATATTTATTTTCTGGCCCAGGCCAGAACTCTGGGAGATGAACTTTTCGTTATTGTTGCGAGAGATTCAAATGTAACTCACAAGCCAAAACCAATTGTGCCCGAGGAGCAACGGCTGGAGATGGTAAGTGCACTCGGGATAGTCGATAAGGCGCTTCTTGGTAGCGAAAAAGATATGTTTGAACCTCTGAAGCAAATCAGGCCAGATATAATTGCCCTGGGTTACGACCAGCGTTTTGACGCCGAAATTCTGGAAAAAGAACTTGGCAAAAGAGGGCTTCCTGCAAATGTGGTAAGAATTCCACTTTCGAAACAATGCCCACTTTGCAGCACAGGTGCAATCATAAAAGAGGTACTTAAACGGTATGGGTAA
- the ribC gene encoding riboflavin synthase, whose product MPTIGIADTTFARYDMGRAAIDEIQKNVSVKIKRVTVPGIKDLPVAAKKLIEEEGCDIVMALGMPGAKEQDKICAHEASQGIIMAQLMTNTHIIEVFVHENEGKDEKELAFLMDRRTREHALNVIKLLFKPEKLIREAGTGQRQGFEDAGSLRS is encoded by the coding sequence ATGCCCACAATAGGAATTGCAGATACCACATTCGCACGTTATGATATGGGGCGTGCGGCAATTGACGAGATACAAAAAAACGTATCTGTAAAAATCAAAAGAGTTACCGTGCCAGGGATAAAGGACCTTCCTGTCGCAGCCAAAAAACTTATTGAAGAAGAAGGGTGCGATATCGTTATGGCTCTTGGCATGCCTGGAGCTAAGGAACAGGACAAAATCTGTGCTCATGAAGCTTCTCAGGGCATTATTATGGCACAGCTCATGACCAATACTCATATTATCGAAGTCTTTGTCCATGAAAATGAAGGAAAGGATGAGAAAGAACTTGCTTTCCTAATGGACAGAAGGACCCGGGAGCATGCTTTAAACGTAATAAAGTTGCTCTTCAAGCCTGAAAAGCTAATTCGAGAAGCCGGTACCGGTCAAAGGCAAGGCTTTGAGGACGCAGGCTCATTAAGATCGTGA
- a CDS encoding replication factor C large subunit yields the protein MTLAIEWAEKYRPQTLKEIVGNKKAVQDLRTWAEKWLSGIPERRAVILHGPAGVGKTSTAHALARDLGWEVIELNASDQRTAGVIEKVAGSAASMNTLFGGKRLIILDEADNLHGTSDRGGMRAIAGIIKSTLQPIVLIANDIYELTPTIRNLCLEIKFGSVQSRSMVPALKKVCESEGILCSLDAVQQIAEGAEGDLRSAINDLQAAAAGRKALEVEDIVTSGRDVKENIFKAMQRIFKSTDCKKALEAARGLDESPEDLVHWIDENLPLQYASKDGNLEDVKTGFGYLSRADLYLGRVKKRQNYGMWRYASMLMVCGVAVSKTRPYPGFIKYQSPSLWKRMGQIRSKRDLRDNIAAKIGKHSFESIRYSRNILLELYSRMLKNEESAIDITAGLGLELEELIYLSGSTKASKKLQKIYDRAQELLLEGKEEPDGTEFFRVPAPSSGNSKEDRSGSSVKAPKEKFEKRSESLDVPDSRTSKVGQKTLTFGFEILPETPSENNISLENDTSLENDTSLENNTSLENNTSDIPKPVSLIPDTSTSDGGFTSDILMPKQHQVEIDGIKLTSDSLTSSSPEHDNLKVENSSSLSESFEKDVFSNSEPIENTISSELTRSGESIKESVNCDVFIKKISDISEKPEVKTSEVPKKVEPKTQKTLFDF from the coding sequence ATGACGTTGGCAATTGAATGGGCTGAGAAATACCGCCCACAGACCCTTAAGGAGATTGTAGGGAACAAGAAGGCGGTGCAGGATTTGCGGACCTGGGCTGAGAAGTGGCTTTCAGGCATTCCAGAGAGAAGGGCAGTGATCCTTCATGGGCCTGCAGGAGTAGGGAAGACCTCTACTGCCCACGCTCTTGCTCGCGATCTGGGCTGGGAAGTCATCGAACTCAATGCAAGTGACCAGAGAACTGCAGGTGTTATTGAAAAAGTTGCAGGATCGGCAGCTTCAATGAATACCCTTTTTGGAGGAAAACGCCTGATTATCCTGGATGAAGCGGACAATCTTCACGGCACTTCAGATAGGGGTGGGATGAGGGCTATTGCAGGAATCATAAAGAGTACGCTTCAACCCATAGTGCTGATTGCAAACGATATTTATGAGTTGACTCCTACTATTCGAAATCTCTGTCTGGAAATAAAATTCGGATCCGTACAGAGCCGCTCTATGGTTCCTGCTTTGAAGAAGGTCTGTGAGAGCGAGGGAATTTTATGCAGCCTGGATGCAGTCCAGCAAATCGCCGAAGGTGCGGAAGGCGATCTGAGAAGTGCAATCAACGACCTTCAGGCTGCAGCTGCCGGAAGAAAAGCGCTGGAAGTTGAAGACATCGTCACTTCAGGCAGAGATGTCAAGGAAAACATCTTCAAGGCAATGCAGAGAATCTTTAAGAGCACAGACTGTAAAAAAGCCCTTGAAGCTGCTCGCGGGCTTGATGAAAGTCCTGAAGACCTTGTACACTGGATCGATGAAAACCTACCTCTTCAGTATGCTTCCAAGGATGGAAATCTTGAGGATGTCAAAACCGGCTTTGGTTATCTCTCCAGGGCTGATCTCTACCTCGGGCGCGTAAAAAAACGCCAGAACTATGGGATGTGGAGGTACGCGAGCATGTTGATGGTCTGCGGAGTTGCAGTTTCAAAGACAAGGCCCTACCCCGGATTTATCAAGTATCAGTCGCCTTCTCTCTGGAAGAGAATGGGGCAGATACGTTCAAAGCGAGACCTCAGGGATAATATAGCTGCTAAAATTGGAAAACACAGTTTCGAATCCATACGTTATTCAAGAAATATCCTGCTGGAGCTTTACTCTCGCATGTTAAAGAATGAAGAGTCTGCTATTGATATTACTGCAGGTCTCGGGCTTGAACTTGAAGAGTTGATATATCTCTCGGGAAGCACAAAAGCCAGTAAAAAGTTGCAGAAAATCTATGATAGGGCGCAGGAACTCCTCCTTGAAGGAAAAGAAGAACCCGATGGAACTGAGTTTTTCAGGGTTCCTGCTCCATCATCAGGTAATAGTAAAGAAGATCGTTCTGGCTCCTCGGTTAAGGCTCCTAAGGAAAAATTTGAGAAGCGTTCTGAGAGTCTCGACGTTCCCGACTCCAGGACTTCCAAGGTCGGGCAGAAGACTCTCACTTTTGGTTTTGAGATTTTACCTGAGACTCCTTCGGAAAATAACATTTCTTTGGAAAATGACACTTCTTTGGAAAATGACACTTCTTTGGAAAATAACACTTCTTTAGAAAATAACACTTCCGATATTCCTAAACCTGTTTCCCTGATACCTGATACTTCTACGTCTGATGGTGGTTTTACTTCCGATATTCTTATGCCGAAACAGCATCAGGTAGAGATTGACGGGATCAAGCTCACATCTGATAGCCTTACATCCAGTTCACCTGAACACGATAATCTTAAGGTTGAGAATTCTTCATCCCTATCTGAATCTTTTGAGAAGGATGTCTTTTCTAACTCTGAACCGATAGAAAACACCATCTCTTCTGAATTAACCAGGTCCGGGGAATCTATAAAGGAATCTGTAAACTGCGATGTCTTTATTAAAAAAATTTCAGACATATCTGAAAAACCTGAGGTTAAAACTAGCGAGGTTCCTAAAAAAGTCGAGCCGAAAACACAAAAAACGCTTTTCGACTTCTAA